CCTCCTCCTCCGAACGGGCCCCGCGCTTCGCACCGAAGTCCACGCGCAGCTGGTAGTCCCAGTACTTGGGGACCACGGACAGGGTGCTGCCCTCGCTCTTGGGGAGGACGGCGGGGAGGATCGTGTCGATGTACGAGCGCCGCGCGGCGGCGGCCACGCTGATGCCGTCCGTCACGGGCGCTTCCAGGAAGAAGCCCGCGTCCAGCAGGTCCACCTTCACCGAGCCATGGAACGTGTCGGCGGCGCCCTTGCGCGTGCCGACCTCCACGATGCCGCCCACCGCGCGGCCGTACTGGCTGCCATAGCCGCCCGGGAAGAAGTCGAGCTGGTCGATGAACTCGGCGTTCACCACCGAAGGGCCGCCGAGCAGGTGGAAGAGGAGGGGGATGCCGACCCCGTCCATCATCGTCGCCGTCTGGCCGGGGTTGGAGCCGCGCACCAGCAGCTGGCCGGAGATGAAGGGCGCACGCGCCACGCCCGGCAGGGTCTGGATGACGCGGATGGGGTCGCCGAAGGTGCCCGGCGTGCGCTGCGCCTCCTGGCGCGTGATGGTCCGGCGCACGACCTCCTTCTTCGGCCGGTCGGAGCGCACGACGGTCTCCAGCGCGCCGCCGGTGGGGGCGAGGAAGAAGTTCACCTCCGTCGTCTCGTCCTCCTGGAGCTGCTCCTTCGTCTGGTAGAGCTGGTAGCCGGACGCCACCACGCGCACCGCGCACTCGCCAGGGACCACATCGAGGGAGAAGCGGCCGTCCTCGTCGGAGATGGCCTCGGGCGCCTCCGGGTCGTCACCGCAGCGCACGGTGGCGCCGGCCACGCGCGACCGGCTGCCGCGCGAAATCAGCTGGCCCTTGAGCGTGGCCTTCCGCGCCACCGGGGCCTGCTCCGGTCCGGGGGCCTCCTCCGGAGGGGCGTTGAGGGTGAAGTGGTAGATGTATTCCACCTGCACCGGCGCGGGCACGCCGTCCACCTCCGCGGGCGAGAAGCGGAACTGGCGCACCGCCGCGATGGCCGCCTCGTCGAAGCCATGGCCCGCGGGCTCCGTGGGCAACACGTCCGACACGGAGCCGTCCGCGGCGATGGTGATGATGAGGCGCACGGAGGCGGTGATGCCCTCGGCGAGCGCTTCGGGAGGGTAGGGGGCCTCCACCTGCTGCAACAGCTCCGGAGGCTTGGTGATGACCGGCTGGGCCTGCGCGGGCGGGGCCGCTTCCGCGGGCGGCGCGCCGTCCTGCGGTGCCTGTGCCAGCGCCGGGGGCGTCAGCAGGAGCGAGGCCGCGGCGAGCGCGCTTCGGGCGTTCAGGTTGGGGAACATGGGGCGCGGAGCATACGGGGATGCGGTCCCGGGTTCGACGTCCCATTGCAATCTTCCGGACGGAGGGTCTCTGTCCCGTTTGACTGGAGGTCCGACAAAGGGGGCAACACCAATCAATGACCCTGCACGCTCCAATCCACTCTCGCGCAAGGCGGCTGGCTGCCCTCGTTGCGTTGACGCCATTGATTGCCTTCGGGGCGGGCGGCATCAAGAGCGCCCGGGACCGGGGAGCGATCGTGATTGTCTCCGCGGGCAACGACAACGTGGACGCAGCCAATACCATGCCGGCCAACTGCCCGGGTGTGGTCGCCGTTGCCTCCGTGAACGCATCGGGCACCCGGTCCTCGTTCTCGAACCACGGTCCGGTGGTGGCGCTCGCGGCGCCCGGAGAGCAGATCCTGTCGACGTACAACACGGGAACCACCACTCCGGCGAGCGACGCGTATGCCTGGGGACGCGGACCGCGTAGAGATCAGACATCCCACGAGGAGACCGCGTGCACCGGGGGCCGCGTCGCCCCCGGCGTGTGGAGAGGAGGCGGGGCGCTCTATTCGAGGTCCATGTCCTCGGCCATGGAGGGCCGCTCGGGGGGCTGCGGCTTTGACGGACGGCCCCGGGCCGGCTGGCGGTCGCTGTCGACTTCATCGGCGTCGCCTTCGAGCAGCGCCTGCACCTGCTCCTTCTCCGAGCCGTGGGTGAAGTGCTTCATCAGGTCAACGCCGTTGTTCGGGTCCGCCCATCTTGAGCACCGACATCTTGGAGGACGTCATGCGCTCCTTCTCCACGGCCGTGCGCAGCTTCTGGATCTGGGCGGCGTCCATGCCCAGGGGCCTGGAGGGCGCCGGTGCGGACGGCGTCGGCGCGTTCGCGGTGGCCGGAGGAGCGGACGGAGCGGGGCGCGCCGGAGCGGACGCGTTCAATCACTGCCGTGAGCAGACGCCGCACCTTGATCTCGGCGAAGTACATGAGGAACCCCTGGGCGGTGATGAACACATCCCCATGCTTGAATTGTAAAGCGTGTCTCCGCATTCTCGCCGGGATCGACTTGCATTCCAGGTGGCCAGGGGAGCAACGTGAACGCCTCACCCCGATGGGAGGCATCAGATGCGCAAGCTTTTGCGGTTCCTGCTGGCCACCTCCGCCGTCCTCACACTCGCCCCAATCGCCTCAGCCCGTGCGGAATCATGTGAGACCGCATGTACCTGTGCGACTCCCTGCGGCACGTCCTGCACCCATGATCAGGGCGGGTGGATCACGTGTGACCGGTGGGGAGGAGATTGCATCGGCCGCTGCTTCAAGCCTGAACCCACACCTTCGGTGGCCACCCGCGACGAAGAGCCGCGGGACGAAGCATCCGGCCAGGTCTGCAGTGAGGAACACCCGGAGCAGGAAGGCTCCGCCTCCATCAAGAGCTGAGCCCCGCAGCGCCTCAACGCCCGGTGCAAGGCCTTGCGCCGGGCCGCGAGCGCGCCTCAATTCCGCTGGGAGACAGGCCGTGCCCAGAGCACATCCCAGGTCCATTCCGGGAAGGTCTGCCTGGGCGTGGTGAGCCGCGCCCGCACCTGGGAGGCGGCGACCTGGGCGCCCTGTCGTCGCGCCTCGTCGAACAGCTGGGTGCGCAGGCCGTGCCCATCCACGTCGCTCGCGAACAGCAGGCCTGACTCCCCCACGGGCTCGGGTGGGGAGAGGGCGGGCTCGGCAGGCTGGAGCCCCCAGGCCTCCAGGACGTCCGGATACACCTCGTCCAGGTCCACCAGTTCGACACGGACGCCCCGGGCCCCACACGGACAATCCCAGCCAATGCCGCCCTCCAGCAGGCCCGATGCAAGCGTCCGTCCTCGCGCGGGTGCGCCGCACAGGCCACACGTCACCGGCGCCACGTCGCCCACCCGCTGGCCCTGTTCATCGAAGAGGAGGTGGAGCACTTCCGTGGGTTCGGTCTTCATGGGGGCACGATCAGAGCATGGGGGAGGAAGGCTTCTTGAGGGTCAGCGTGAGACCGATTTCCCGGCCATACGGGAGGCGGCCCGACAGGTCCCGCCCGTCCTGGAAGGGGAGGCTGAAGCGGACGCCCACGGAGCCGTAGACGAAGCCGAGGAAGGGCGCCAGGTGGAGCGACGTCGTGGGCCGGTGGGCCGCCGTCCCTGTCTCGTGGGCCACGCCGGTCTCCAGCCCGAAGATCAGGAAGGTGCCCTGGACTCCACCACACAGCCGCGCGTGGTCGCCGTCCATCCACTGCCCCTGCCCGAAGACGCCCACGGCGCCCGACCTGAAGGAGCGTGTGCTGTTGTTGTGCATCGCCACGTTGATCGTGGACTCCAGGCCCACGCCCCAGGCGGTGTCCTCCTGGCGGCGGCTCACGCTCAGCAGGGGGCCCACCGTGAACCAGGGTTGCGGCGAGCCGTCGTCAGTCGACGCGGCTGGGACAGCCAGGGCGAGCAGGGCAAGGGCGTTCATCGCGCCAGGATACGCGGGAGGCGCCCCATCGCCGGGGTTCCCTCCAGACACTGTCCATGCAGGGGGATGCGTTACGCTCCTTCCCCATGGCTCCCTCACCCTTCCAGGCGGAGTTCCGCGTCCTCATCGGTCCGGACTGGGTGCCGCTTCCGTTCCTGGAAGGGCTGGAGGCCGAAGCGGTGGACATGTACCTCCGTCGCGCGCCCGTGACCTGTTGCAGCTTCCAGGGCGGATTCTTCATCGACGTGGGCGGCCAGCCCTTCAGTGATGACGGCTCGGTGGACGAGCTCTGGATGACCTGGAGCTGGTTCTTCGCGCTGAAGGCGCTGCTCGATGGCGCGGCGGAGACGGGCGTCCACCCGTGGGAGGAGTCGCACATGCGGCTCTGGCGCCAGGGGGACGTCCTGAGCATGGAGGACCGGAGCGCCTCGGAGAAACCCATCACGCCCCGGGTCGAAGTGGCGTTTCTTCACTTTGCTCAATCCCTGGCGAGGCAGGGGCTTGCCTTCCTCGCGTGGGCGGAGCGCGTGCTCGCGGCGCTCGAAGCGCGGGAGCCTCCGGTGCCGGAGGCCCTCAAGACGGAGTTCAGCCGGGCCCTGAGGCTTCCCCGTGGCGTCCTGGAAGAGGTCGCCTCCCGGGTGGGCGTGACGGCTAGCGGGGGATGAGGATCACGTCCTCATCCTGTTCCAGCCGGTACGTTCCGTCAGGCTGCTGGCAGCGCTCGGCATGCGCGCGGATTCGCGCATCGAGCCTCGCCGCCTCGTCCGGGTTCAGGGCCGCCAGCTGCGCGGCCGTGTAACAACCCTCCAGCACGAGGAAGCGGCAGAGCGTGTACATCTCCTCGAAGGTCTGCGCGGCGAACCCGCTCATCGTCGCGAGGGTCTCGTGGGGCAGGTGCTTCCGCTGGATTTCGGCGACGACCTCCTCGCTGAAATGCAGGGTGTCGGAGAACTCCCGGCACATCGCATGGGTCGGCCCTCGGGCCGCGGCCATCACAATCAGACAGCTCCCGCCGGGCCGAACGAAGCCGAGCAGTCTGTCAATGAAGCCGCCCCATTCGGAGACAGGCACGTGGTACAGGACGTGCGAGCAGACGACCAGGTCATATCTGTCATTGGAGGCGAACCGCTCCAGGGAGACCGGGAGGACCTTCGCCTTCTCATGATGGAAGCCGGAGCTCTGCTCGGGATGGGGTTCGAGCAGGGTGAGCGAGTCGAAATGCGGAGCGAGCCGTTCCGCGACCTTGCCCGCCCCCGCTCCGACATCCAGCAGGGTGGGGTGCTCGGGGAGGCCTGGGAACAGCCGCTCCGTGACGATCTGGTGGATGTTCGTCGGATGCCTTGCGGACGCCGCGAGAATGCGGAACGCCGTGGCGTACTCCTGCGGTGACATCGTGATGGCCATGATTCTCCCCGGTGTCGGGATGACTGCCGGGGAGAGGCTACCATTCCGTCGCGGCTACCGGGCGGCCTTGCGAGGGCCGCCGACGAACTCCGCCAGGTGCTTGCCGGTCAGCGTCGACTTCGCCGCCACCAAATCGGCCGGGGTGCCTTCGAACACGATGCGTCCGCCGTCGTGGCCCGCGCCCGGCCCCAGGTCGATGATCCAGTCCGCGTGCGCCATCACCGCCTGGTTGTGCTCGATCACGATGACGGACTTCCCGGAGTCGACCAGCCGGTCCAACAGCCCGAGCAGCTGCTCGAGGTCGGCCAGGTGCAGACCGGTGGTGGGCTCATCGAGCACGTAGACGCCGCCTTCGTCCCCCATGTGCGTCGCGAGCTTGAGCCGCTGCCGCTCGCCACCCGACAGCGTGGTGAGCGGCTGGCCGAGCCGGAGATAGCTGAGGCCCACGTCGGCCATGCGCTGGAGGATGGCGGACGCGGCCGGCGTCTGCGCCTTGCCTGAGCCAAAGAAGGCGACCGCGTCCTTCACGGGCAGGTCGAGCACCTGGGCGATGTTGAGCCCGCCGAGCTTGTACTCCAGCACCGACGCCTGGAACCGCTTGCCTTCGCAGTCCTCGCAGACCGTGGTGACGCCGGCCATCATCGCCAGGTCGGTGTAGATGACGCCGGCGCCGTTGCAGGTCGGGCAGGCGCCCTCCGAGTTGGCGCTGAACAGGGCGGGCTTCACGCCGTTGGCCTTCGCGAACGCCTTGCGGATCGGCTCCAGCAGGTCGGTGTACGTCGCCGGGTTGCTCCGCCGCGAGCCGCGAATCGGAGCCTGGTCGATGGACACCACCCCGTCCCGGTTTCCCACCGAGCCATGGATGAGCGAGCTCTTGCCCGACCCGGCCACGCCCGTCACCACCACGAGCACGCCGAGCGGAATGTCGACGTCGACCTTCTTCAGGTTGTGCGTGTTGGCGCCGCGCACCTTCAAGACGCCAGACGGCTTGCGCACGGACGACTTCAGGGCAACCCGGTCGCTCAGATGGCGCCCGGTGAGCGTGTTGCTCGAGCGCAGGGCCGCGACGGTGCCTTCGAAGACCACCTCGCCCCCGGCGGTGCCGGCCCCGGGGCCCAGGTCGACGACGTGGTCGGCGATCGCGATCATCTCCGGCTTGTGCTCGACCACGAGCACGGTGTTGCCCTTGTCGCGCAGCCGCAGCAGCAGCTCGTTCATCCGCTGGATGTCGTGCGGGTGCAGACCGACCGTCGGCTCGTCGAAGACGTAGGTCACGTCGGTGAGCGAGGACCCGAGGTGGCGGATCATCTTGGTGCGCTGCGCCTCACCCCCCGACAGCGTGCCGGCGGGCCGGTCGAGGCTGAGGTAGCCCAGGCCGATCTCCACGAACGAGTCGAGCGTGTGCCGCAGCGACGCCAGCAGCGGCGCGACGGACGGCGCGTCCAACTTGCGCACCCACTCGGCCAGGTCGCTGATCTGCATCGCGCAGGCGTCGGCGATGTTGATGCCCTTGATCTTGGAGGACCGGGCGGCCGCGCTGAGCCGGGTGCCCTTGCATTCGGGGCAGGCGGTGAACGTGACCGCGCGCTCCACGAACGCACGGATGTGCGGCTGCATGGCGTCCACGTCCTTGGACAGGAACGACTTCTGGATCCGCAGGATGAGCCCCTCGTAGGTGAGGTTCATCTTGTCGACCTTCACCTTGGTCTGTTCCTTGTAGAGGAAGTCGTGAAGCTCCTGCTTGGTGTACTTGCGGATCGGCTTGTCCGGGTCGATGAAGCCCGAGGCCCCGAAGATGCGCACGAGCCAGCCGTCCACGTTGTAGCCAGGGATGGTGAGGGCGCCCTCGTTGAGCGACTTGCTGTCGTCGTACAGCTGGGTCAGGTCGATGTCGCTGACCTGTCCCATGCCCTCGCACTTGGGACACATGCCGCCGGTGACGTTGAAGACCTTCTTCTCGGTCTTGCTGCCTTCGCCCTTCTCGACGGTCATCTCGCCGCTGGCGCGGACCGACGGGACGTTGAAGGAGAAGGCGTTGGATGAACCGATGTGCGGCTTGCCCAGACGGCTGAACAGCACGCGCAGCATGGCGTTGGCGTCCGTCGCCGTGCCGACCGTGGAGCGGGAGTTCGCGCCCATGCGCTCCTGGTCGACGATGATGGCGGTGGTCAGTCCTTCCAGGACGTCGACCTCGGGCCGGCCCAGCGTGGGCATGAAGCCCTGGACGAACGCGCTGTAGGTTTCGTTGATCAACCGCTGCGACTCCGCGGCGATGGTGCCGAAGACGAGCGACGACTTGCCCGAACCGGAGACGCCGGTGAAGACGGTGAGCCGCCGCTTGGGCAGCTCCACGCTGACGTCCTTCAG
This DNA window, taken from Corallococcus coralloides DSM 2259, encodes the following:
- a CDS encoding class I SAM-dependent methyltransferase, encoding MAITMSPQEYATAFRILAASARHPTNIHQIVTERLFPGLPEHPTLLDVGAGAGKVAERLAPHFDSLTLLEPHPEQSSGFHHEKAKVLPVSLERFASNDRYDLVVCSHVLYHVPVSEWGGFIDRLLGFVRPGGSCLIVMAAARGPTHAMCREFSDTLHFSEEVVAEIQRKHLPHETLATMSGFAAQTFEEMYTLCRFLVLEGCYTAAQLAALNPDEAARLDARIRAHAERCQQPDGTYRLEQDEDVILIPR
- a CDS encoding ATP-binding cassette domain-containing protein, with amino-acid sequence MTSSDKTAAQRRPNIADSHDLIRVQGARENNLKDVSVELPKRRLTVFTGVSGSGKSSLVFGTIAAESQRLINETYSAFVQGFMPTLGRPEVDVLEGLTTAIIVDQERMGANSRSTVGTATDANAMLRVLFSRLGKPHIGSSNAFSFNVPSVRASGEMTVEKGEGSKTEKKVFNVTGGMCPKCEGMGQVSDIDLTQLYDDSKSLNEGALTIPGYNVDGWLVRIFGASGFIDPDKPIRKYTKQELHDFLYKEQTKVKVDKMNLTYEGLILRIQKSFLSKDVDAMQPHIRAFVERAVTFTACPECKGTRLSAAARSSKIKGINIADACAMQISDLAEWVRKLDAPSVAPLLASLRHTLDSFVEIGLGYLSLDRPAGTLSGGEAQRTKMIRHLGSSLTDVTYVFDEPTVGLHPHDIQRMNELLLRLRDKGNTVLVVEHKPEMIAIADHVVDLGPGAGTAGGEVVFEGTVAALRSSNTLTGRHLSDRVALKSSVRKPSGVLKVRGANTHNLKKVDVDIPLGVLVVVTGVAGSGKSSLIHGSVGNRDGVVSIDQAPIRGSRRSNPATYTDLLEPIRKAFAKANGVKPALFSANSEGACPTCNGAGVIYTDLAMMAGVTTVCEDCEGKRFQASVLEYKLGGLNIAQVLDLPVKDAVAFFGSGKAQTPAASAILQRMADVGLSYLRLGQPLTTLSGGERQRLKLATHMGDEGGVYVLDEPTTGLHLADLEQLLGLLDRLVDSGKSVIVIEHNQAVMAHADWIIDLGPGAGHDGGRIVFEGTPADLVAAKSTLTGKHLAEFVGGPRKAAR